A stretch of Paludisphaera borealis DNA encodes these proteins:
- a CDS encoding head-tail connector protein, with the protein MKIAIVTPPAIEPVTLAEAKLHARIYGDLTDDDALVTSLIVAAREKLEAMTSRSFISRTLTATFDGFPSCASGVLRLPYPPLQSVASITYADESGAAQTLDPSVYTVSDGTPGLVMLANGKSWPAAAKQIASVKVQFVAGYGATADDVPEVAKLIIRILVASWFDRREATISGTIIADVPWTVAALADALRWGAYAR; encoded by the coding sequence ATGAAAATCGCCATCGTCACGCCCCCCGCGATCGAACCCGTTACGTTGGCGGAAGCGAAGCTTCACGCCCGCATCTACGGGGATCTAACGGACGACGACGCCCTCGTCACGTCCCTGATCGTCGCGGCCCGCGAGAAGCTGGAAGCGATGACGTCGAGGTCGTTCATCTCGCGGACGCTCACAGCGACGTTCGACGGATTTCCGTCGTGTGCGTCCGGCGTGCTTCGCCTGCCCTATCCGCCGCTTCAGTCGGTCGCGTCGATCACGTACGCCGACGAATCCGGAGCGGCGCAGACGCTCGACCCCTCGGTCTACACCGTGTCCGATGGAACGCCCGGCCTCGTGATGCTGGCCAACGGCAAGAGCTGGCCCGCCGCCGCGAAGCAGATCGCCAGCGTCAAGGTCCAGTTCGTCGCGGGATACGGCGCGACCGCCGACGACGTACCTGAAGTCGCGAAGCTGATAATTCGCATACTCGTGGCGAGCTGGTTCGATCGCAGGGAAGCCACCATCTCAGGAACCATAATCGCCGATGTGCCCTGGACCGTCGCCGCCCTAGCCGACGCACTTCGCTGGGGAGCCTACGCAAGATGA
- a CDS encoding phage head closure protein: protein MIDPGQRRTRLTYQEPTYTIDSVGQQIETWADVIASVPARLSPLNAKETYWARQIHSETTHEANIRFHSGVKPTGRFKVAGTDRILNIVGIVDDENRHIELTIQVVEQNPSENA, encoded by the coding sequence ATGATCGACCCTGGCCAGCGACGCACCAGGCTCACCTACCAAGAGCCGACCTACACGATCGACAGCGTCGGTCAACAGATCGAGACGTGGGCCGATGTGATCGCGAGCGTCCCGGCTCGGCTCAGCCCGCTCAACGCCAAAGAGACGTACTGGGCTCGCCAGATTCACAGCGAAACGACCCACGAGGCCAACATCCGCTTTCATTCCGGCGTCAAACCCACCGGGCGGTTCAAGGTCGCGGGAACGGACCGGATCTTGAACATCGTCGGCATCGTCGACGACGAGAACAGGCACATCGAGTTGACCATTCAAGTCGTCGAACAGAACCCAAGCGAGAACGCATGA
- the gp17 gene encoding tail completion protein gp17, which yields MSFLYWLSNLGMGAGGTITPTGPPTLREAVRARLAETTALASLVGSRISFNALPQKKDAGATFPAVTFYLASRSYDRNLGGPNGVSTASVRISCWSKSELEAAAMAQIVRSRFDGFSGWMGAVDVMGAFLEDESDLPEYPRQGTDSYTYQVVLTFNIVHRVTTPAYV from the coding sequence ATGAGCTTCCTTTACTGGCTGTCGAATCTTGGCATGGGGGCCGGGGGAACCATAACCCCGACTGGTCCTCCGACGCTCCGCGAGGCCGTCCGCGCCAGGCTGGCCGAGACCACGGCGTTGGCTTCGTTGGTCGGGTCTCGGATCTCGTTCAACGCCTTGCCCCAAAAGAAGGACGCCGGAGCCACGTTCCCGGCGGTCACGTTCTACCTGGCCAGCCGCTCGTACGACCGCAATCTCGGCGGACCGAACGGCGTCAGCACCGCGAGCGTCCGCATCTCGTGTTGGTCGAAGTCCGAGCTGGAAGCCGCCGCGATGGCCCAGATCGTCCGGTCGCGATTCGACGGCTTCTCCGGCTGGATGGGGGCGGTCGATGTGATGGGGGCGTTTTTGGAAGACGAGTCCGACCTCCCCGAGTACCCGCGCCAGGGCACCGACTCCTACACGTATCAAGTCGTTCTCACGTTCAACATCGTCCATCGGGTCACCACCCCCGCCTACGTTTGA
- a CDS encoding phage tail tube protein gives MPEYLAQNTVLGVDKLGTGVTWTPISYAESFDGPSNTVGSVEKTKLSSQTKEYRPGLPDPGELSFSLQYDPADTEAVYLRGLLSAPAIKSWRLTYPTLPKATFDTFDGFLTAFSPGGGKADEIITAKVTIKLTGLIVTTTAP, from the coding sequence ATGCCTGAATATCTGGCGCAGAATACCGTCCTGGGAGTCGACAAGCTCGGCACCGGCGTCACCTGGACCCCGATCAGCTACGCTGAGTCGTTCGACGGCCCGAGCAACACCGTCGGCTCGGTCGAGAAGACCAAGCTGTCGAGCCAGACCAAGGAATACCGTCCGGGTTTGCCGGACCCCGGCGAGCTGTCATTCAGCCTCCAATACGACCCGGCCGACACGGAGGCCGTCTACCTGCGCGGCTTGCTCTCCGCCCCCGCGATCAAGTCGTGGCGACTGACCTATCCCACGCTTCCCAAGGCGACTTTCGACACGTTCGACGGCTTCCTCACCGCGTTCTCTCCGGGCGGCGGCAAGGCCGACGAGATCATCACCGCCAAGGTCACCATCAAGCTGACCGGCTTGATCGTCACCACCACGGCGCCCTGA
- a CDS encoding phage tail assembly protein T — MPASEFIEWKLLSRMECWPDAHFDAALICSAVANFVGGNKTTADDFYPEPAKRGAEPSGRRPTAEESAGILGRRFQENNEAALKRIAAMGRRI, encoded by the coding sequence ATGCCCGCGTCCGAATTCATCGAGTGGAAGCTGCTCTCCCGCATGGAGTGCTGGCCCGACGCCCATTTCGACGCGGCGTTGATCTGTTCCGCTGTCGCCAACTTCGTGGGCGGAAACAAAACCACCGCCGACGACTTCTATCCCGAGCCCGCCAAGCGTGGTGCGGAGCCGTCCGGCCGCCGCCCGACCGCTGAGGAGTCGGCCGGAATCCTCGGTCGTCGATTCCAGGAGAACAACGAAGCGGCGCTCAAGCGGATCGCCGCGATGGGGAGGCGGATATGA
- a CDS encoding HK97-gp10 family putative phage morphogenesis protein has product MKISVSGDKDVINALKSLGSKVEKKVLRQAMRAGMRPMLAAAKADAPEDTGHLKSSLVIRAAKTKKRGAIALEVRPDEKKYPPGDYYPAQVEYGTSDTLPNPFMADAFASTGETAKSIALGMIAAGIDAIVKQGG; this is encoded by the coding sequence ATGAAGATCAGCGTGAGCGGCGACAAGGATGTGATCAACGCCCTGAAAAGCCTGGGATCGAAGGTGGAGAAGAAGGTGTTGCGTCAGGCGATGCGGGCCGGAATGCGACCCATGCTGGCGGCTGCGAAAGCGGACGCGCCGGAAGACACCGGCCATCTCAAAAGCAGCCTGGTGATTCGTGCGGCCAAGACGAAGAAGCGTGGCGCGATCGCCCTGGAAGTGCGGCCCGATGAGAAGAAGTACCCGCCGGGCGATTATTACCCGGCGCAGGTGGAGTACGGCACCAGCGACACCCTGCCGAATCCCTTCATGGCCGATGCGTTCGCGTCCACGGGCGAAACCGCCAAGTCGATCGCACTCGGCATGATCGCCGCCGGCATCGACGCCATCGTCAAGCAAGGAGGTTGA
- a CDS encoding transposase translates to MKPPSTTSGYSSDDEGRVPAGRARQEIDYGRRGKGYVFGAFRPATGESLTRPYPSRSAVNWADFLEQVEAWIPADAQRVYAIVDDLSAHRATDVLLFALARPRWEFVFQPKYAAYLNLIEPWWKVLRNLALKGRRFKTWEEVSRAVEEATVYWNQHCPPFVWGRRRRHQPRCRPRRQATCRITHLR, encoded by the coding sequence ATCAAACCGCCATCCACAACTTCCGGTTATAGCTCCGACGACGAGGGCCGCGTCCCCGCCGGTCGAGCCCGGCAGGAGATCGACTACGGCCGTCGCGGCAAAGGCTACGTCTTCGGCGCCTTCCGGCCGGCAACCGGCGAGTCGCTGACGCGTCCCTACCCGAGCCGCAGCGCCGTGAACTGGGCCGACTTCCTGGAACAGGTCGAAGCCTGGATTCCGGCGGACGCGCAGCGCGTCTATGCGATCGTCGACGACCTGAGCGCCCACCGGGCGACCGACGTCTTGCTCTTTGCGCTGGCGCGTCCGCGTTGGGAGTTCGTCTTCCAACCGAAGTACGCGGCGTACCTGAACCTGATCGAGCCGTGGTGGAAGGTGCTGCGGAACTTGGCGTTGAAGGGCCGACGCTTCAAAACCTGGGAGGAGGTCAGCCGCGCGGTCGAGGAGGCGACGGTCTACTGGAACCAGCACTGCCCTCCGTTCGTCTGGGGCCGCCGCCGTCGCCATCAGCCCCGCTGCCGTCCCCGGCGTCAGGCGACTTGTCGGATAACCCACTTACGTTAG
- a CDS encoding IS256 family transposase codes for MEESTILPLAGPTPGAKDVLTDLLRAGARRLLAEAVEAEVAAWIDAHAHLKDQAGRRQVVRNGHLPERTVQTGLGDVEVKQPRVHDRRPADRRVRFTSAILPPYLKRTRSLEELIPWLYLKGVSTGDFSEALAALLGPDAPGLSANTVTRLKTAWEEEHDAWSKRSLKGKRYVYVWADGVHFNIRLEEGRQCILVLMGATADGRKELIAVADGYRESEQSWKELLLDCKARGLEIEPSLAVGDGALGFWKAVRQVWPTTRGQRCWVHKTANVLDKLPKGAQPKAKSALHGIYDAETKADAETKADAEKAFDLFVKTYEAKYPKATECLTKDREALLTFYDFPAEHWRHIRTTNPIESTFATVRLRTAKTKGSGSRKACLTMVFKLMESASKSWRLLNGSARLQAVISGAKFIDGIEAKDAA; via the coding sequence GTGGAAGAGTCTACAATCCTGCCGCTCGCCGGGCCAACCCCCGGCGCCAAGGACGTTCTGACCGACCTCCTTCGGGCCGGGGCCAGGCGACTGTTGGCCGAGGCCGTCGAGGCCGAGGTCGCCGCCTGGATCGACGCCCACGCCCATCTCAAGGACCAGGCCGGGCGACGCCAGGTCGTCCGCAACGGCCACCTCCCCGAGCGGACCGTCCAGACCGGCCTGGGCGACGTCGAGGTCAAGCAGCCCAGGGTCCACGACCGCCGGCCCGCCGACCGGCGGGTGAGGTTCACCTCGGCGATCCTGCCGCCGTACCTGAAGCGGACCAGGAGCCTGGAGGAGCTGATCCCCTGGCTTTACTTGAAAGGCGTCAGCACCGGCGACTTCTCCGAGGCCCTCGCCGCCCTCCTCGGCCCCGACGCTCCGGGGCTCTCGGCGAACACCGTGACCCGGCTCAAGACGGCCTGGGAAGAGGAGCACGACGCCTGGAGCAAGCGTTCCCTGAAGGGCAAGCGGTACGTCTACGTCTGGGCCGACGGCGTCCACTTCAACATCCGCCTTGAGGAAGGCCGACAGTGCATCCTCGTGCTGATGGGGGCGACCGCCGACGGCCGCAAGGAGCTGATCGCCGTGGCCGACGGCTATCGGGAGAGCGAGCAGTCCTGGAAGGAGTTGCTCCTGGACTGCAAGGCCCGTGGGCTGGAGATCGAGCCCTCTCTGGCCGTCGGCGACGGGGCGTTGGGGTTCTGGAAGGCGGTTCGGCAGGTCTGGCCCACGACCCGAGGGCAGCGGTGCTGGGTGCACAAGACGGCCAACGTGCTCGACAAGCTGCCCAAGGGCGCCCAGCCCAAGGCCAAGTCCGCCCTGCACGGGATCTACGACGCCGAGACCAAGGCCGACGCCGAGACCAAGGCCGACGCCGAGAAGGCGTTCGACCTGTTCGTGAAGACGTACGAGGCGAAGTACCCCAAGGCGACGGAATGCCTGACGAAGGATCGAGAGGCGTTGCTCACGTTCTACGACTTCCCGGCGGAGCACTGGCGTCACATCCGCACCACGAACCCGATCGAATCGACGTTCGCCACGGTGCGGCTGAGGACGGCGAAGACCAAGGGGAGCGGCAGCCGCAAAGCCTGCCTGACGATGGTGTTCAAGCTGATGGAGAGTGCATCAAAGAGTTGGCGATTGTTGAACGGATCGGCACGCCTCCAGGCCGTGATCTCAGGGGCCAAATTCATCGACGGAATCGAGGCCAAGGACGCCGCCTGA
- a CDS encoding helix-turn-helix domain-containing protein, whose translation MTRVKVTLREPTPEERQALKRLASSRVAQARFVERARILLAVAEGRRPGQVARDLGVCRPTVYIWIRRFNDQGLLGLEDQPWAGRPPVYTAEQRAEVIAAALSDPKSRGLPFGCWTLDRLQAYLNERKGVPIKRSRIDEILLAKGLRWRCQEACFGERVDPAFAETRDHRSPLHQAAGGFSRRLPRRDGA comes from the coding sequence GTGACCCGAGTCAAAGTCACGCTCCGCGAGCCGACTCCAGAGGAACGCCAGGCCCTCAAACGGCTTGCGTCGTCGCGCGTCGCCCAGGCTCGCTTCGTCGAGCGGGCTCGCATCCTCTTGGCCGTCGCCGAGGGACGACGGCCCGGCCAGGTCGCCCGGGATTTGGGCGTCTGTCGCCCCACGGTCTACATCTGGATCCGGCGTTTCAACGATCAAGGCCTGCTCGGGCTGGAAGATCAGCCATGGGCCGGACGGCCGCCCGTCTACACGGCCGAACAACGGGCCGAAGTGATCGCCGCGGCGTTGTCCGACCCGAAGAGCCGAGGGCTTCCCTTCGGCTGCTGGACTCTCGACCGCCTCCAGGCCTACCTCAACGAGCGGAAGGGCGTCCCGATCAAACGAAGCCGCATCGACGAGATCCTCCTGGCGAAGGGGCTGCGGTGGCGGTGCCAGGAGGCTTGTTTCGGCGAGCGGGTCGATCCCGCCTTCGCCGAAACAAGGGATCATCGAAGCCCTCTACACCAAGCCGCCGGAGGGTTCAGCCGTCGTCTGCCTCGACGAGATGGGGCCTGA
- a CDS encoding ISAzo13-like element transposase-related protein — protein sequence MGARDRRDGVVRSSTRAPLRGGLRRPGTTAERRRGPGIGGRHPRDRGALFVRRPGTPVGAAVHQAVVAGSPGGPDQEGPPSERTIRDVLNRMNCRLKRIQKGKPLKETDAIFANVKRVDEEARDDPGTLEISMDTKSKVSLGDYSSGGGPEPSRPVKRPRGGATTRPRRRNWSRSGSSRPRPGR from the coding sequence GTGGGGGCGCGAGACCGTCGAGACGGGGTTGTGCGAAGCTCGACGCGGGCTCCGCTGCGTGGAGGACTTCGCCGCCCGGGGACGACTGCGGAGCGAAGACGAGGACCGGGGATTGGCGGCCGACATCCGCGCGATCGTGGAGCCCTGTTCGTACGCCGACCCGGCACTCCAGTCGGCGCGGCGGTGCACCAAGCTGTCGTCGCGGGAAGTCCGGGAGGTCCTGATCAAGAAGGGCCGCCCAGCGAGCGGACGATCCGAGACGTCCTCAACCGGATGAACTGCCGCCTCAAGCGAATCCAGAAAGGCAAGCCCCTGAAGGAGACCGACGCGATCTTCGCGAACGTGAAGCGGGTCGACGAGGAGGCGAGGGACGACCCCGGAACCCTGGAAATCTCGATGGACACGAAGTCGAAAGTAAGCCTGGGCGACTACTCGAGTGGGGGGGGACCCGAACCGAGTCGGCCGGTGAAGCGCCCAAGGGGTGGGGCCACGACCCGCCCGCGAAGGAGAAACTGGTCCCGTTCGGGGTCCTCACGGCCGCGACCGGGGCGTTGA